The following are encoded together in the Brassica napus cultivar Da-Ae chromosome A9, Da-Ae, whole genome shotgun sequence genome:
- the LOC106360380 gene encoding cytochrome P450 71B4-like — MVILLSFILLILFLVFFSLIYTKKIKDSKQNLPPSPPKLPFIGNLHQLQGLLHRRLHDLSKKHGPVMLLHLGFVPILVVSSSEAAEEVLKTHDLECCTRPKALGMQTFSRNGKDIGFASYGEEWRGLRKLAVLEFFNAKKVQSFRYIREEENDLTVKKLTESALKHSPVDLSKTLFSLTASIVFRSAFGQNYFESKRISKEKIEELMFEALANMSFKFSDFFPVAGIGWFIDFVLGEHKRLYNVFLEVDTFVRKVADDHKHGVTTPDRPDIVDVMLDMIEKQEHDESFKLTTDHLHGVISDLFLAGVDTSAIIMIWAMAELIRNPRVMKKAQDEIRTSIRIKPQERLAEEDLDKVHYLKLVVKETLRLHPAAPLLLPRETMSPIKIQGYDIPPKTLVIVNAWAIGQDPKHWMNPEEFIPERFMDCPVDYKGHSFEMLPFGSGRRMCPGMAFGIATVELGLLNLLYFFDWKLPEESKCMDMEESGDVTIVKKTPLELVPMLRPKNLQERAHEV; from the exons ATGGTGATTCTACTATCTTTCATCTTGCTTATATTATTTCTAGTTTTCTTCTCATTAATTTACACCAAGAAGATCAAAGACTCGAAGCAGAATCTACCTCCAAGTCCACCAAAGCTTCCGTTCATCGGAAACCTACACCAGCTCCAAGGACTGCTTCACAGACGTCTTCACGATCTCTCCAAGAAACATGGGCCCGTGATGCTTCTCCACCTAGGGTTCGTCCCAATTCTCGTAGTCTCATCGAGTGAAGCAGCTGAAGAAGTTCTCAAAACCCATGACCTAGAGTGCTGTACACGCCCCAAGGCTCTCGGCATGCAGACCTTTTCTCGCAACGGTAAAGACATTGGTTTCGCGTCATACGGCGAGGAGTGGAGAGGGCTGCGGAAACTCGCTGTTCTTGAGTTCTTCAACGCGAAGAAGGTACAATCTTTTAGGTATATAAGAGAGGAAGAGAATGACTTGACGGTCAAGAAACTAACGGAATCAGCTTTGAAGCATTCTCCGGTGGATCTGAGCAAAACCCTTTTCTCTTTAACTGCGAGTATCGTATTCAGATCAGCCTTTGGACAGAACTACTTCGAAAGCAAGCGGATCAGTAAGGAAAAGATCGAAGAGTTGATGTTTGAAGCTCTTGCAAACATGTCTTTCAAGTTCAGTGACTTCTTCCCTGTTGCTGGTATTGGATGGTTCATAGACTTTGTGTTAGGAGAACATAAGAGACTTTATAACGTTTTTCTAGAGGTAGATACTTTTGTGAGGAAAGTGGCTGATGATCACAAGCATGGAGTCACAACTCCAGATCGTCCTGATATTGTCGATGTGATGTTGGATATGATAgagaaacaagaacatgatGAGTCTTTCAAGCTCACAACTGATCATCTCCATGGAGTCATCTCA GATCTATTTCTTGCTGGAGTAGACACAAGTGCCATCATCATGATTTGGGCGATGGCAGAGCTCATTAGAAACCCAAGAGTGATGAAGAAAGCTCAAGACGAGATTCGAACAAGTATTAGAATCAAACCACAAGAGAGACTTGCGGAAGAAGATCTTGACAAAGTACATTACTTGAAGCTTGTGGTGAAAGAAACCTTAAGACTACACCCAGCTGCTCCTTTGTTACTCCCAAGAGAGACAATGAGTCCAATAAAGATTCAAGGCTACGATATTCCTCCCAAAACCCTTGTTATAGTAAACGCATGGGCGATAGGACAGGACCCTAAACACTGGATGAATCCAGAAGAGTTTATCCCGGAGAGGTTTATGGATTGTCCTGTGGACTACAAAGGACATAGCTTTGAGATGTTACCTTTTGGTTCTGGTCGTAGGATGTGTCCAGGGATGGCTTTTGGGATTGCGACTGTTGAGTTAGGACTCTTGAATTTGCTTTACTTCTTTGACTGGAAATTGCCAGAGGAGAGTAAATGTATGGACATGGAAGAATCTGGTGATGTCACAATTGTTAAGAAAACTCCTCTTGAGCTTGTTCCTATGCTTAGGCCAAAGAATCTTCAAGAACGAGCACATGAAGtgtga